The proteins below come from a single Agrococcus beijingensis genomic window:
- a CDS encoding LLM class flavin-dependent oxidoreductase, with protein sequence MPIEFGVHTFAAIPEVDGKPVPHAQALRDTVAEGIAADRAGLAFFGLGEHHREDFAASAPEIVLGALASVTERINLGTAVTVLSSNDPVRVFEQFATLDGLSSGRAEMIVGRGSFVESFPLFGYRLEDYEALFEERLELLAELVKETPVTWSGRLRSPLKEQPVFPRSHVAEHGGTMPVWVGVGGTPDSVVRTAHHGFDMMLAIIGGSPAQFAPFSGLYRRAMQEFGHEGGRVGMHSPGLIAETDAEAKRILMPQWMVYRNRIGRERGWGDATEREFEASAAEHGANFVGSPETVAQKIVWAVETLGVERFDLKYDSGTSHADNLRSIELFGNEVVPRVRQLLGETA encoded by the coding sequence ATGCCCATCGAGTTCGGTGTCCACACGTTCGCAGCCATCCCCGAGGTGGACGGCAAGCCCGTCCCGCACGCGCAGGCGCTGCGAGACACCGTCGCGGAGGGCATCGCCGCCGACCGCGCGGGCCTGGCGTTCTTCGGCCTCGGCGAGCACCACCGCGAGGACTTCGCGGCGAGCGCGCCCGAGATCGTGCTGGGCGCACTCGCCTCGGTGACCGAGCGCATCAACCTCGGCACCGCCGTCACTGTGCTGTCGTCGAACGACCCGGTGCGGGTGTTCGAGCAGTTCGCCACCCTCGACGGCCTCTCGAGCGGTCGCGCCGAGATGATCGTGGGCCGTGGCTCGTTCGTGGAGTCCTTCCCGCTGTTCGGCTATCGGCTCGAGGACTACGAGGCCCTCTTCGAGGAGCGCCTCGAGCTGCTCGCAGAGCTGGTCAAGGAGACGCCCGTGACCTGGTCGGGTCGCCTGCGCTCACCGCTCAAGGAGCAGCCGGTGTTCCCGCGCTCGCACGTCGCCGAGCACGGCGGCACCATGCCGGTGTGGGTCGGCGTCGGCGGCACCCCCGACTCGGTCGTGCGCACCGCCCACCACGGCTTCGACATGATGCTCGCCATCATCGGCGGCAGCCCCGCGCAGTTCGCGCCGTTCTCTGGCCTCTACCGGCGCGCGATGCAGGAGTTCGGGCACGAGGGCGGCCGAGTCGGCATGCACTCCCCCGGCCTCATCGCCGAGACCGACGCCGAGGCGAAGCGCATCCTCATGCCGCAGTGGATGGTCTACCGCAACCGCATCGGGCGCGAGCGCGGCTGGGGCGATGCCACCGAGCGCGAGTTCGAGGCCAGCGCCGCCGAGCACGGCGCCAACTTCGTCGGCAGCCCCGAGACGGTCGCGCAGAAGATCGTCTGGGCCGTCGAGACGCTCGGCGTCGAGCGCTTCGACCTGAAGTACGACTCCGGCACCAGCCACGCCGACAACCTGCGCTCGATCGAGCTGTTCGGCAACGAGGTCGTGCCCCGCGTGCGGCAGCTGCTGGGCGAGACGGCCTAG
- a CDS encoding phosphotransferase family protein encodes MLDNAAAVLMRLVSESGRELVDFTQKDVEPVNEGFIIGYSCGVRTRDDSIERVTIYVNTSPSAPVDEHTVELLDAAGRRLTAWAYPQDPALPSLPAVSYPEAAGVVLSKFGIAAEGARLRMEAYRPGKRAVLRVDTATERWFAKVVHPSLASTIHDLHERFRAAGVPVPRSIGFSDAGLVLLGELPGVPAIDVFERIDRARFAQGLEQLTQHIAQVSVTVGARESLARRVEWYAERMEETAPVFARQTGLLARVVHERYAATEVPRPVTIHGDLHLGQIFVSEDDPSVITGILDIDTAGLGDPADDRGALFGHVVVSAVERSAGTPAGASLSAFADELQAGWRGDQRVAAIAATHLMGHALASAGRGDDRGAASAQLLLERAVAVLG; translated from the coding sequence ATGCTCGACAACGCCGCCGCAGTGCTCATGCGGCTCGTCTCCGAGAGCGGGCGCGAGCTGGTCGACTTCACCCAGAAGGACGTCGAGCCGGTGAACGAGGGCTTCATCATCGGCTACTCGTGCGGCGTGCGCACCCGCGACGACTCCATCGAGCGCGTCACCATCTATGTCAACACCTCGCCGAGCGCGCCGGTCGACGAGCACACGGTCGAGCTGCTCGACGCCGCCGGGCGCCGGCTCACCGCGTGGGCGTACCCGCAGGATCCAGCGCTGCCCTCGCTGCCGGCCGTGTCGTACCCCGAGGCTGCGGGCGTGGTGCTGTCGAAGTTCGGCATCGCCGCGGAGGGCGCGCGGCTTCGGATGGAGGCCTATCGCCCAGGCAAGCGCGCTGTGCTGCGGGTCGACACGGCCACCGAGCGCTGGTTCGCGAAGGTGGTGCATCCGTCGCTGGCCTCGACGATCCACGACCTCCACGAGCGCTTCCGCGCGGCCGGTGTGCCGGTGCCGCGCTCGATCGGCTTCTCCGATGCCGGGCTGGTGCTGCTGGGCGAGCTGCCGGGCGTGCCTGCGATCGACGTGTTCGAGCGCATCGACCGCGCGCGCTTCGCCCAGGGGCTCGAGCAGCTGACGCAGCACATCGCCCAGGTGTCGGTGACGGTGGGTGCGCGCGAGTCCCTGGCTCGCCGGGTCGAGTGGTACGCGGAGCGGATGGAGGAGACCGCGCCGGTCTTCGCCCGTCAGACGGGGCTGCTGGCGCGGGTCGTGCACGAGCGGTACGCGGCGACCGAGGTGCCACGGCCGGTGACGATCCACGGCGACCTGCACCTCGGTCAGATCTTCGTGTCGGAGGACGACCCGTCGGTGATCACCGGCATCCTCGACATCGACACCGCAGGCCTCGGCGACCCGGCCGACGACCGCGGCGCCCTGTTCGGGCACGTCGTGGTCTCGGCGGTGGAGCGCTCTGCGGGCACGCCCGCGGGGGCCTCGCTCAGCGCGTTCGCCGACGAGCTCCAGGCCGGCTGGCGCGGCGACCAGCGCGTCGCGGCCATCGCCGCGACGCACCTGATGGGCCATGCGCTGGCGAGCGCCGGTCGCGGAGACGACCGCGGCGCGGCCTCGGCGCAGCTGCTGCTGGAGCGCGCCGTGGCCGTGCTCGGCTAG
- a CDS encoding cytochrome b has product MTATATRDTFTSKASNYLDERTSISTMVAALGRKVFPDHWSFMLGEIILYSFVAILLSGTFLTFFFDPSMTEVHYEGSYVPLKGIAMSAAYASSLDISFDIRGGLLMRQVHHWSALLFVAAIGLHMLRVFFTGAFRKPREINWVIGFVLFILAMAEGFTGYSLPDDLLSGNGLAIINGMVKGIPIVGTWISYLFFGGLFPGDDIVPRLFVLHIMLLPAIVIVMIGVHLVLMVVNKHTQFAGPGKTNDNVVGAPIMPLFAAKAGSFFFIVFGVLVLIASLFTINPIWNYGPYDPSPVSAGTQPDWYIGFADGALRLAPGLESELFGLTFSWNILLPMAVLGAFIVLVMFYPFIEQWITGDKREHHIAERPRNNPTRTAIGAAGIVFYAVMWAAASSDLIATHFRLNVFQVTWWLQATLILGPIIAYLLTKRIALGLQKKDREILLHGYESGRIVRRPGGEFVEVHEQLDEYESWKLKAFDDYEPVMVRPNAKGRITPATHLRAALTRWFFEDRISPVSPKELEATKRHH; this is encoded by the coding sequence CCACTGGTCGTTCATGCTCGGCGAGATCATCCTCTACTCGTTCGTCGCGATCCTGCTCTCGGGCACGTTCCTGACGTTCTTCTTCGACCCGTCGATGACCGAGGTCCACTACGAGGGCTCGTACGTGCCGCTCAAGGGCATCGCGATGTCGGCCGCCTACGCCTCGTCGCTCGACATCTCGTTCGACATCCGCGGCGGCCTGCTCATGCGGCAGGTGCACCACTGGTCGGCGCTGCTGTTCGTGGCGGCCATCGGCCTGCACATGCTGCGCGTGTTCTTCACCGGCGCGTTCCGCAAGCCTCGCGAGATCAACTGGGTGATCGGCTTCGTGCTCTTCATCCTCGCGATGGCCGAGGGCTTCACCGGCTACTCGCTCCCCGACGACCTGCTGTCGGGCAACGGCCTCGCGATCATCAACGGCATGGTCAAGGGCATCCCGATCGTCGGCACCTGGATCTCGTACCTGTTCTTCGGCGGGCTGTTCCCCGGTGACGACATCGTGCCGAGGCTGTTCGTGCTGCACATCATGCTGCTGCCGGCGATCGTGATCGTGATGATCGGCGTGCACCTGGTGCTCATGGTCGTCAACAAGCACACCCAGTTCGCCGGCCCGGGCAAGACCAACGACAACGTGGTCGGCGCGCCGATCATGCCGCTGTTCGCCGCGAAGGCCGGATCGTTCTTCTTCATCGTCTTCGGCGTGCTGGTGCTGATCGCCTCGCTGTTCACGATCAACCCGATCTGGAACTACGGCCCTTACGACCCATCACCGGTCTCGGCGGGCACCCAGCCCGACTGGTACATCGGCTTCGCCGACGGCGCGCTGCGACTGGCGCCCGGCCTCGAGTCCGAGCTCTTCGGCCTGACGTTCTCGTGGAACATCCTGCTGCCGATGGCGGTGCTCGGCGCCTTCATCGTGCTGGTGATGTTCTACCCCTTCATCGAGCAGTGGATCACGGGCGACAAGCGCGAGCACCACATCGCCGAGCGTCCCCGCAACAACCCGACGCGCACGGCCATCGGCGCCGCGGGCATCGTGTTCTACGCCGTGATGTGGGCCGCGGCCTCGTCCGACCTGATCGCGACCCACTTCCGCCTCAACGTCTTCCAGGTCACCTGGTGGCTGCAGGCGACGCTCATCCTCGGCCCGATCATCGCCTACCTGCTGACGAAGCGGATCGCGCTCGGCCTGCAGAAGAAGGACCGCGAGATCCTGCTGCACGGCTACGAGTCCGGTCGCATCGTGCGCCGACCCGGCGGCGAGTTCGTCGAGGTGCACGAGCAGCTCGACGAGTACGAGTCGTGGAAGCTCAAGGCGTTCGACGACTACGAGCCCGTGATGGTCCGCCCGAACGCCAAGGGCAGGATCACCCCGGCCACGCACCTGCGCGCTGCGCTGACGCGCTGGTTCTTCGAGGACCGCATCAGCCCCGTCTCCCCCAAGGAGCTCGAGGCGACCAAGCGCCACCACTAG